From a single Salvelinus sp. IW2-2015 linkage group LG22, ASM291031v2, whole genome shotgun sequence genomic region:
- the LOC111982772 gene encoding heat shock 70 kDa protein 13 has translation MAGEMSMIGSVILALFLAGYLGQHYLPPPKPKVIGLDLGTTFCSVGVFHPGTGDVEVIGDEQGRKSIPSAVSFTPTEVLAGYEGQDLADNNPQNTIYDAKRFIGKIFEQELIEQESARYPFKVINNNGSAEFLVSTNQTFTVTPEFIGSRLLLKMRKMAERHLGVPIKRAVISVPAEFDERQRNYTIRAANLAGLDILRVINEPTAAAMAYGLHKVDVFNVLVVDLGGGTLDVSLLNKQGGMFLTRAMAGNNKLGGQDFSQRLLQYTMEKVRQQYGVPPTLKEDIHRLRQAVEIAKLNLTLQLSAHLRVPLHLEPQGNPKEPPQGPAKDPIPVIFQAVITRELFEELNGDLFQKVLAPVETVLAEGHLGKEEVDEIVLVGGSTRIPRIRKLISEYFGKEPNTSVDPDLAVVTGVAIQAGIMGGSWPLQVSAIEIPNRHLRKTNFN, from the exons ATGGCTGGGGAAATGTCTATGATCG GATCGGTCATTCTGGCTCTTTTTCTAGCTGGCTATCTGGGCCAACATTATCTGCCTCCACCGAAACCAAAAGTAATCGGCCTAGATCTGGGGACCACTTTCTGCTCCGTGGGAGTATTCCACCCGGGTACCGGGGATGTGGAGGTGATAGGGGATGAGCAGGGGCGGAAGAGCATCCCTAGTGCGGTGTCGTTCACCCCTACCGAAGTTCTCGCCGGTTACGAGGGTCAGGATCTGGCCGACAACAATCCTCAAAACACCATCTATGATGCCAAGCGGTTTATTGGAAAGATATTCGAACAAGAGCTCATTGAACAGGAAAGTGCTCGCTATCCATTCAAG GTGATAAATAACAATGGCAGTGCAGAGTTCTTGGTCTCCACCAACCAGACGTTCACAGTTACTCCCGAGTTCATTGGTTCTCGGCTGCTGCTGAAGATGAGGAAGATGGCGGAGCGTCACCTGGGTGTCCCCATCAAGAGGGCTGTTATCTCTGTCCCTGCTGAGTTTGATGAGAGACAGAGGAACTACACCATCAGGGCTGCCAACCTGGCCG GACTGGACATCTTGCGTGTGATCAACGAGCCCACGGCTGCAGCGATGGCGTATGGGTTACACAAGGTGGACGTGTTCAACGTACTGGTGGTAGACCTGGGAGGAGGAACGCTGGACGTCTCTCTGCTCAATAAACAAGGGGGCATGTTCCTCACCAGAGCCATGGCAG GTAACAACAAGCTGGGGGGGCAGGACTTCAGCCAGAGGCTGCTCCAGTACACCATGGAGAAGGTCCGCCAGCAGTACGGCGTTCCCCCCACCCTCAAAGAGGACATCCACCGCCTCCGCCAGGCCGTGGAGATTGCCAAACTCAACCTCACCCTGCAGCTCAGTGCCCACCTCAGGGTACCCCTGCACCTGGAGCCCCAAGGGAACCCCAAGGAACCACCACAGGGGCCCGCCAAGGACCCAATCCCAGTCATCTTCCAAGCAGTCATCACCCGTgagctgtttgaagagttgaacGGCGACCTCTTTCAGAAGGTTCTGGCACCTGTAGAGACAGTGCTGGCCGAGGGCCACCTGGGGAAGGAGGAGGTGGATGAGATAGTTCTGGTGGGAGGCTCCACCCGCATCCCTAGGATCAGGAAGCTGATCAGTGAATACTTTGGGAAGGAGCCCAACACCTCAGTGGACCCAGACTTGGCAGTGGTGACTGGGGTGGCCATCCAGGCTGGCATCATGGGGGGCTCCTGGCCCCTACAGGTCAGCGCTATAGAGATCCCCAACAGACACCTCCGCAAGACCAACTTCAATTGA
- the LOC111949881 gene encoding SAM domain-containing protein SAMSN-1-like, with protein sequence MLQRAVSNVSDKPKLSKPKRSTSFGRFEGIRQPSPARLEENGTTVAEESGCESSDQTKQGSLGKKMKAISLTMRRKMGKKHSKIFSEEAGEETDRDLEEETECGPPLEKDSEKTNNSLESLYSGQSSSSSGSVACLSNGSSTRDSLRLEENGSYNGHFCGRARVHTDFVPSPYDTDSLKLKVGDIISIISKPPMGIWTGMLNYKVGNFKFIYVDMLMEKEREEEAPKIRPQRMSKRPRPKTLLELLERLHLEEYASALLLNGYQTVEDLRHLQEKHLIELNVMNPEHRGRLLAAADCRYTESDDVRESEEPSSSHSLKEEKSDCPRDSGCFIPSECSENSKEDTESQPVTR encoded by the exons ATGCTACAGAGGGCAGTCTCAAATGTTTCAGACAAACCAAAGCTCAGTAAACCAAAG CGCTCCACTAGTTTTGGGCGATTTGAGGGCATCAGACAACCCTCACCAGCCAGACTAGAGGAAAATGGAACAACAGTGGCAGAGGAGTCTGGATGTGAGAGTTCTGATCAGACCAAACAAGGCAGCCTGGGGAAGAAGATGAAGGCCATCTCTCTGACCATGCGCAGGAAGATGGGCAAGAAGCACTCCAAAATCTTCTCTGAGGAAGCT GGTGAAGAAACTGACAGAGACCTAGAAGAGGAAACAGAGTGTGGTCCTCCTTTAGAGAAAGACTCTGAAAAGACCAACAACTCTCTGGAGAGCCTGTACAGCGGACAGAGCTCCTCCA GCTCAGGTAGTGTGGCCTGCCTCTCAAATGGCTCCAGTACCAGAGACAGTCTGAGACTAGAAGAGAATGGCTCCTACAACGGACACTTCTGTGGTAGAGCACGGGTCCACACAGACTTTGTTCCCAGCCCATATGACACTGACTCCCTCAAACTCAAG GTTGGAGACATTATCAGCATCATCAGTAAACCTCCCATGGGCATATGGACAGGGATGCTGAACTACAAAGTGGGCAACTTCAAGTTCATCTACGTTGACATGctcatggagaaagagagagaggaggaggcgccAAAGATCAGGCCTCAGAGGATGAGCAAGAGACCACGACCAAAGACACTACTGGAACTACTGGAGCGTCTTCATCTAGAG GAGTATGCATCTGCACTGCTTCTGAATGGCTACCAGACAGTAGAGGACCTGAGGCACCTGCAGGAGAAACACCTTATAGAGCTGAACGTAATGAATCCAGAACACAGAGGCAGGCTGCTGGCTGCTGCAGACTGCAGATATACAGAGA GCGATGATGTGAGGGAGAGTGAGGAGCCCTCTTCATCACacagcctgaaggaggagaagagTGACTGTCCCAGAGACTCAGGCTGCTTTATTCCATCAGAGTGCTCTGAAAACAGCAAAGAGGACACAGAGAGCCAACCAGTCACACGCTGA